A single genomic interval of Prochlorococcus marinus XMU1406 harbors:
- a CDS encoding bifunctional 4-hydroxy-2-oxoglutarate aldolase/2-dehydro-3-deoxy-phosphogluconate aldolase yields the protein MNNKEDSFSEFLKKESFFLLIKPEDNIYSNTSIRNSFFEELESLVKLGLKNIEISWSNNENWSDFVSDIKIKYPKINLGSASIVNKQSIEDSLKIGLNFSMMKFWDKDLFNYAQSKNYLLIPGINNLKDLKEAINFNCNIIKIYPIKSKDCSIDILNFKNIDFIAAGGLSINDLKTFKSLGYKSVVIGDKAIINKKFDPKIFEWLKNN from the coding sequence ATGAATAATAAAGAAGATTCTTTTTCGGAGTTCCTGAAAAAAGAGTCTTTTTTTTTACTAATAAAACCAGAAGATAATATTTACTCAAATACCTCTATAAGAAATTCATTTTTTGAAGAATTAGAAAGTTTAGTAAAATTAGGATTAAAGAATATTGAAATAAGTTGGTCAAACAACGAAAATTGGTCAGATTTTGTTTCCGATATCAAAATTAAGTATCCAAAAATTAATTTAGGCTCTGCCTCCATAGTTAATAAGCAATCAATAGAGGATTCTTTAAAAATTGGATTAAATTTTTCGATGATGAAATTTTGGGATAAAGATCTTTTCAATTATGCGCAGTCAAAGAATTATTTATTAATTCCAGGAATTAATAATTTAAAGGATCTTAAGGAAGCGATAAATTTTAATTGCAACATCATCAAAATTTACCCAATAAAAAGTAAAGATTGTTCGATAGATATACTCAACTTTAAAAATATTGATTTCATTGCTGCTGGAGGACTATCAATCAATGATTTAAAAACTTTTAAATCTTTAGGGTATAAATCAGTCGTAATTGGAGATAAAGCTATCATAAATAAAAAATTTGATCCAAAAATATTTGAATGGCTCAAAAATAATTGA
- the aroC gene encoding chorismate synthase — translation MSSSFGKIFRVSTFGESHGGAVGVILDGCPPKLKVDINLIQNDLDRRRPGQSDITTPRNEEDKIEILSGIKEGLTLGTPIAMLVRNKDQRPGDYNNLEQVFRPSHADGTYHIKYGIQASSGGGRASARETIGRVAAGAVAKQLLKTFCNIEILSWVKRIHDIDSDINKEKISLKKIDSNIVRCPDEKVSAQMIERIKELKRQGDSCGGVIECLVRNAPSGLGMPVFDKLEADLAKALMSLPATKGFEIGSGFSGTYLKGSEHNDSFIKSDDSSKLRTTSNNSGGIQGGISNGENIEMKIAFKPTATIGKEQKTVNAEGKEVLMKAKGRHDPCVLPRAVPMVDAMVALVLADHLLLNHAQCDLINK, via the coding sequence AGTTATCCTTGATGGATGTCCCCCTAAGTTAAAAGTAGATATAAATCTGATACAAAATGATTTAGATAGGCGCAGACCTGGCCAAAGTGACATTACAACACCCCGAAATGAAGAAGATAAAATTGAAATATTAAGTGGGATAAAGGAAGGGTTAACACTTGGAACTCCAATAGCAATGTTGGTAAGAAACAAAGATCAAAGACCAGGCGATTATAATAATTTGGAGCAGGTATTTAGACCTTCTCATGCAGATGGTACATATCATATCAAATATGGAATTCAGGCAAGTTCTGGCGGTGGAAGAGCCTCTGCCAGAGAAACAATTGGCAGAGTTGCTGCTGGTGCTGTAGCGAAACAATTATTAAAAACCTTCTGTAACATTGAAATACTATCTTGGGTAAAGCGTATACATGATATTGATTCTGATATAAATAAAGAGAAGATTTCTCTAAAAAAAATAGACTCTAATATTGTTAGATGTCCTGATGAAAAAGTATCAGCGCAAATGATAGAGAGGATTAAGGAATTAAAGCGTCAAGGAGACTCTTGCGGCGGTGTTATTGAATGTCTAGTAAGAAATGCCCCCTCTGGTCTTGGAATGCCTGTTTTTGATAAATTAGAAGCTGATTTAGCAAAGGCTTTGATGTCTTTGCCCGCTACGAAAGGCTTTGAAATAGGTTCAGGTTTCTCTGGAACTTATTTAAAAGGAAGCGAACATAATGATTCGTTCATTAAGTCTGATGATTCTAGTAAGTTAAGAACAACATCTAACAATTCAGGAGGTATACAGGGAGGAATAAGTAATGGTGAAAATATTGAGATGAAGATAGCTTTTAAACCTACAGCAACCATCGGGAAAGAACAGAAAACAGTGAATGCTGAAGGGAAAGAGGTACTGATGAAAGCAAAAGGGAGACATGATCCATGCGTTCTACCAAGAGCAGTTCCTATGGTTGATGCTATGGTCGCTTTAGTACTCGCTGATCATTTGCTTCTAAATCATGCCCAATGTGACTTAATAAATAAGTAG